CACGAAGCTGGCGCCCAGCGCTGCCACGTCGCGCTCGCGCAACTGGAACTTCTGCTTGGCCAGCACCACGATGCTGCGGCCCTCGGGGGTTTCGTCGGCCAACGAGGCGAGTTGCGCGGCATCGGCCAGGTCGGCTTCTTTCACGCCCGGCGCGCTCAGGAAGGCGCTGGCCTGGCGGTTGCCCAGGGTGATGGTGCCGGTCTTGTCGAGCAGCAGCACGTCCACGTCGCCCGCCGCTTCCACGGCGCGCCCGGAGGTGGCGATCACGTTGGCCTGCATCAGGCGGCCCATGCCCGCCACACCAATGGCGCTCAACAAGCCGGCGATGGTGGTCGGGATCAGGCACACCAGCAGGGCCACCAGCACCACCAGGCTCACCGGCTGGCCGGCGCCGTTGGCCTGCACGCTGAAGAGCGAGAACGGCAGCAGCGTGGCGACCACACCGACGAAGACGATGGTCAGCGCCACGAGCAAGATGGTGAGCGCGATCTCGTTCGGCGTCTTCTGCCGGCGTGCGTTTTCCACCATGGCGATCATGCGGTCGACAAAGGTCTCGCCGGGGTTCACCGTGACACGCACCACGACCCAGTCGGATAGCACGCGGGTGCCGCCGGTGACGGCAGAGAAGTCGCCGCCGGATTCGCGGATCACCGGGGCCGATTCGCCGGTGATGGCGCTCTCGTCCACCGAGGCCACGCCGTCGATCACTTCGCCGTCGGCCGGCACCGTGTCTCCGGCCTCGGCCAGCACCACGTCGCCTTTGCGCAGGTTGTCCGCTTCGAGCGGCAACCACGTCAAGGCGGTGCGTGGCGTGTTCCTGTCGTAGGGCAAACGGCCGTCCAGCTTCTTGGCCCAGGTCTGGCGCTTGAGGCCGCGCAGCGAGGCCGCCTGCGCCTTGCTGCGGCCCTCGGCGAGCGCTTCGGCAAAGTTGGCGAACAGCACGGTGAACCAGAGCCACAGCGTCACGGCGGTGTTGAAGGCACTGGGTTGCTGCCAGGCCAAACCCGTGGTGAAGAGGCTGCCGAGGTAGACGACGAACATCACCGGGTTGCGCCACTGTTGGCGCGGGTCGAGCTTGCGCAGGGTGTCGAGCAGGGCGGGGCGCACCAGCGCCGGGTCGAACAGGGTTGGGGTTGTGCGGGTCATGGTGTTTCTTTCAGCGCGTCCACAGCGTCAGGTGTTCGGCCACCGGGCCCAGCGCCAGTGCGGGCACGTAGTTCAACAGCCCCACCAGCAGCACGGTACCGATCAGCAGCGCGACAAACAGCGGGCCGTGGGTGGGCAGGGTGCCGTCGGTGGCGGCGGCACGTTGCTTGGCCGCGAGCGAACCGGCCATGGCCAGCACTGGCACGATCACGCCGAAGCGGCCGAACAGCATCGCCAGGCCGAGCAGCACGTTGTAGAACGGTGTGTTGGCCGACAGGCCTGCAAAGGCGCTGCCGTTGTTGTTGGCGGCCGAGGTGAGG
The sequence above is a segment of the Hydrogenophaga sp. BPS33 genome. Coding sequences within it:
- the kdpB gene encoding potassium-transporting ATPase subunit KdpB; protein product: MTRTTPTLFDPALVRPALLDTLRKLDPRQQWRNPVMFVVYLGSLFTTGLAWQQPSAFNTAVTLWLWFTVLFANFAEALAEGRSKAQAASLRGLKRQTWAKKLDGRLPYDRNTPRTALTWLPLEADNLRKGDVVLAEAGDTVPADGEVIDGVASVDESAITGESAPVIRESGGDFSAVTGGTRVLSDWVVVRVTVNPGETFVDRMIAMVENARRQKTPNEIALTILLVALTIVFVGVVATLLPFSLFSVQANGAGQPVSLVVLVALLVCLIPTTIAGLLSAIGVAGMGRLMQANVIATSGRAVEAAGDVDVLLLDKTGTITLGNRQASAFLSAPGVKEADLADAAQLASLADETPEGRSIVVLAKQKFQLRERDVAALGASFVHFTAQTRMSGVDLQAADGKGRTLRKGAADAIRRHVEALGGKLPSAVQASVDEVSRRGSTPLVVCDSARVLGVVELKDVVKGGIKERFAELRRMGIQTVMVTGDNRLTAAAIAAEAGVDDFLAEATPEAKLQLIRQHQSRGQLVAMTGDGTNDAPALAQADVAVAMNTGTQAAKEAGNMVDLDSNPTKLIEIVETGKQMLMTRGSLTTFSIANDIAKYFAIVPAAFVSTYPQLGALNVMQLASPNSAILSAVIFNALVIVFLIPLALKGVRYRAVGAAALLRRNLAIYGLGGIAVPFIGIKAIDLLLSAMGFA